From the Cryptomeria japonica chromosome 2, Sugi_1.0, whole genome shotgun sequence genome, one window contains:
- the LOC131050806 gene encoding uncharacterized protein LOC131050806: protein MLSAFITGKEFKAGKIYKQISIIRILKMQARQAAGRMWNMNTRKIMAMRNCTIAKPGARAAEHGVRAPLPRNDNLKQEIQRENEKDILEEARESTAAEREQTDLEADRSPAARHHTAEEVGGGKAGQFLHHTEIPVGNPNYQQSRRWSHREQLSCGVPFDVEKVKGTEEVTDSRGYEGDDVLSTVPAASGEMDTMYERAEESLEQVRSGVPSEQAVGVMTNYVTTIAYFEDPDSFEKFSEEQMESAEETLERGERILREAVECGGDGSITPASRMLRQRLEGRGGSLPLCRHH from the exons ATGCTTTCAGCTTTTATCACAGGAAAGGAATTCAAAGCAGGCAAGATATATAAGCAAATCTCAATCATCAGAATACTAAAAATGCAAGCAAGACAGGCAGCAGGCAGGATGTGGAATATGAATACGAGGAAGATAATGGCGATGCGCAACTGCACCATTGCAAAGCCAGGAGCTCGGGCGGCAGAACACGGCGTCAGGGCACCCCTGCCTCGCAATGACAATCTAAAACAAGAAATCCAA AGAGAAAACGAAAAGGATATTTTGGAGGAAGCGCGTGAAAGCACAGCCGCCGAGAGAGAACAAACGGACCTAGAGGCCGACAGGTCCCCCGCCGCCCGCCACCACACGGCGGAGGAAGTGGGCGGTGGTAAGGCGGGGCAATTCTTACATCATACGGAAATTCCGGTGGGAAACCCTAATTACCAGCAGTCCCGTCGGTGGAGTCACCGGGAGCAATTATCCTGTGGAGTCCCATTTGACGTGGAAAAGGTCAAGGGCACGGAAGAGGTGACCGACAGCCGTGGGTATGAAGGCGATGACGTGTTGTCCACCGTACCGGCTGCCTCCGGTGAGATGGACACTATGTATGAGCGGGCGGAGGAGAGCCTTGAGCAGGTCCGCAGCGGCGTCCCTTCTGAGCAGGCGGTTGGAGTTATGACGAATTATGTTACGACAATTGCGTATTTTGAGGATCCTGATAGTTTTGAGAAGTTTAGCGAGGAGCAGATGGAGAGCGCGGAGGAGACATTGGAACGGGGTGAGCGTATTCTTAGGGAGGCTGTTGAATGTGGTGGGGATGGAAGCATCACTCCCGCCTCCAGGATGCTCCGCCAGCGGTTGGAGGGACGAGGAGGCTCCCTTCCCCTTTGTCGTCATCACTGA
- the LOC131050807 gene encoding major strawberry allergen Fra a 1.07, which yields MVAGSYSIEIESPLEIKRLWNATVDIHNLLPKQVPWIISGIALLQGDGGVGTIRQVNFTAANKDFSYVKEKVDLIDEANMVYGFSHVEGGVLGTKVASVSYRIKLTPKTWGGSISTTTCNYDSLPGVPYDESKIEEIKANTIGLFRILEGYLIANPTIYC from the exons ATGGTGGCAGGAAGTTACAGTATTGAAATTGAATCTCCATTGGAGATAAAAAGGCTGTGGAATGCAACTGTGGACATCCACAACTTATTGCCAAAGCAAGTCCCATGGATCATATCAGGCATCGCACTTCTTCAAGGAGATGGAGGAGTTGGTACCATTAGACAAGTAAACTTCACTGCAG CCAACAAGGATTTTAGCTATGTGAAAGAGAAAGTGGACTTAATTGATGAGGCCAATATGGTTTATGGTTTCAGCCATGTGGAAGGAGGAGTGTTGGGAACAAAGGTGGCCTCAGTAAGCTACAGGATTAAACTCACCCCTAAAACATGGGGTGGATCTATTTCAACTACTACTTGCAATTATGACAGCCTCCCTGGTGTTCCATATGATGAATCCAAAATTGAGGAGATCAAGGCCAACACCATTGGTCTGTTCAGGATACTGGAGGGATATCTTATTGCCAATCCCACTATATACTGCTAA